Proteins from a single region of Microbacterium sp. zg-Y818:
- a CDS encoding DNA-directed RNA polymerase subunit beta, translated as MTEDAGNPFHKPVRRPSETFDRRFAAEDPAEVSRVAHATAHALLTRVREQQDADVVERLIGFTDRHGIHDIAELWSQSPARSLPGALWRLYLLQLMIHDDPHTAALLYDRGRLASTTVDPVVAGAPTPAGPEELVTLVDTILRGLFTGDFAVALERAAAFCRVQASGATHLADDYEGTESDRASALTTRALRLSTYAGDLTSCAALWRRDSLT; from the coding sequence ATGACCGAAGACGCCGGGAACCCGTTCCACAAGCCTGTGAGGCGGCCCTCGGAGACCTTCGATCGGCGGTTCGCGGCGGAGGATCCTGCCGAAGTGTCGCGCGTCGCACACGCGACCGCCCACGCCCTGCTGACCCGGGTGCGTGAACAGCAGGACGCCGATGTCGTGGAGCGGCTCATCGGGTTCACCGATCGCCACGGCATCCACGACATCGCTGAACTGTGGTCGCAGTCGCCCGCACGATCGCTGCCGGGCGCGCTGTGGCGGCTGTACCTGCTGCAGCTGATGATCCACGACGACCCCCACACGGCGGCGCTGCTCTACGACCGCGGCCGGCTGGCGAGCACCACCGTCGACCCCGTGGTGGCGGGGGCGCCCACGCCGGCCGGGCCGGAGGAGCTGGTGACCCTCGTGGACACGATCCTGCGGGGCCTGTTCACGGGCGACTTCGCAGTCGCGCTGGAGCGGGCCGCGGCCTTCTGCCGCGTGCAGGCCAGCGGTGCGACGCACCTGGCCGACGATTACGAGGGCACCGAGTCCGACCGGGCGAGCGCCCTGACCACGCGTGCCCTGCGGCTGTCGACCTACGCCGGCGACCTGACTTCCTGCGCCGCGCTCTGGCGCCGCGACTCGCTGACCTGA
- a CDS encoding anti-sigma factor, producing the protein MTEQEFAELAAGHALNALSHEDEAQYWEALAAHPEWEHVVRADAATAAALAEGVAPVAPPLTARSMLLVRVAALAREQGAPAGAGVGDATAGDATAGNATAGAGGLAAGEPPAAGAGGPAATAAVAAADPPAAPAAAPASPPGAAATGLGDGDVLNADAADAGAADDGATDTDATQVVGEARAGQDTHEDSLDGGDATQVSETAEAPASTDTDTTPTTMTGLFRWATVDTSSAPVQPASSSQGVDEPPTTTAVQATMRRRWTRGLIALAASLTLLAGVGFGAGVVHTWLNRPASVVALDEIKDAPDARSATVVMDGGLTATAYWSAERGEAVLVSEGLPSIPEDETFEMWVIRDDEPLSAGTFLPEAGSQATTVIDGEVQPGDVIAITVEPAGGAPEGVPTSDPIVAVPTA; encoded by the coding sequence ATGACCGAGCAGGAATTCGCCGAGCTCGCCGCCGGTCATGCCCTGAACGCGCTGTCGCACGAAGATGAGGCGCAGTACTGGGAGGCGCTCGCCGCCCACCCGGAGTGGGAGCACGTGGTGCGAGCGGATGCCGCCACCGCCGCAGCCCTCGCCGAAGGCGTGGCGCCCGTTGCGCCGCCGCTGACGGCGCGGTCGATGCTTCTGGTGCGCGTCGCCGCCCTTGCGCGGGAGCAGGGGGCGCCGGCGGGTGCGGGGGTTGGGGACGCAACGGCCGGGGACGCGACGGCTGGGAACGCGACGGCTGGGGCTGGGGGGCTGGCGGCTGGGGAGCCGCCGGCGGCCGGCGCTGGGGGCCCGGCCGCGACGGCGGCTGTGGCGGCTGCGGACCCGCCGGCAGCGCCCGCTGCGGCGCCTGCGAGCCCACCCGGTGCCGCCGCTACGGGCTTGGGCGACGGCGACGTGCTGAACGCCGATGCGGCGGATGCCGGCGCAGCCGATGACGGTGCGACGGACACCGACGCGACGCAGGTCGTGGGAGAAGCGCGCGCCGGACAGGACACGCACGAGGACAGCCTCGACGGCGGGGATGCGACGCAGGTGTCCGAGACCGCGGAGGCGCCGGCAAGCACCGACACCGACACCACGCCGACCACCATGACCGGGCTCTTCAGATGGGCGACGGTCGACACGTCGTCGGCGCCTGTGCAACCGGCATCCAGTTCCCAGGGCGTGGACGAGCCGCCGACCACGACGGCGGTGCAGGCGACGATGCGTCGCCGGTGGACGCGCGGGCTCATTGCGCTCGCCGCCTCCCTGACCCTGCTCGCGGGCGTCGGGTTCGGAGCCGGTGTCGTGCACACCTGGCTGAACCGACCGGCCTCGGTGGTCGCGCTCGACGAGATCAAAGACGCCCCTGACGCGAGGTCCGCCACCGTGGTGATGGATGGCGGCCTGACCGCGACGGCCTACTGGTCCGCGGAGCGCGGCGAAGCGGTGCTGGTGTCGGAGGGGCTGCCGTCCATCCCCGAAGACGAGACGTTCGAGATGTGGGTCATCCGCGACGATGAGCCGCTGTCCGCGGGTACCTTCCTGCCCGAGGCAGGCAGCCAGGCCACGACGGTGATCGACGGCGAAGTGCAGCCGGGCGACGTGATCGCGATCACGGTGGAGCCGGCCGGGGGTGCGCCCGAGGGCGTGCCGACGAGCGATCCCATCGTCGCCGTGCCGACGGCCTGA
- the pstA gene encoding phosphate ABC transporter permease PstA, with product MTVTTSPAPSPAPSPAPAPASLRLTSGRLPRWAPWAMLAGSAAGVALLFAVIALAGDSDFNVAGWAIVSALVYLALSTTISTVIEGARKGKDRLVTGVVTAAFLVAMVPLVSVAITVVTNGVAGLSAEFFTHSMRNVVGEGGGALHAIVGTLLITLAAAAISIPIGLFTAIYLIEYGAGKRLARGITFLVDVMTGIPSIVAGLFAFALFALFFGPGVRMGIMGAVALSVLMIPVVVRSTEEMLRLVPNELREAAYALGVPKWLTIVKVVLPTSIAGITTGIMLSISRVIGETAPLLITAGMATSMNYNLFEGRMASLPVFVYTQYMNQGIPGSAYVDRAWAGALVLIVAVMALNLLARLIARVFAPKTSR from the coding sequence ATGACCGTCACCACTTCCCCCGCTCCCTCGCCGGCGCCGTCCCCGGCACCGGCGCCCGCCTCGCTGCGCCTGACCAGCGGCCGCCTGCCGCGCTGGGCGCCCTGGGCGATGCTCGCCGGATCCGCCGCCGGCGTCGCACTGCTGTTCGCCGTCATCGCCCTCGCGGGCGACTCCGACTTCAACGTCGCCGGCTGGGCAATCGTCTCGGCACTGGTGTACCTCGCACTCAGCACCACGATCTCGACCGTCATCGAGGGCGCTCGAAAGGGCAAGGACCGCCTGGTCACCGGCGTGGTGACGGCGGCTTTCCTCGTCGCGATGGTGCCGCTGGTGTCGGTGGCGATCACGGTGGTCACCAACGGCGTGGCCGGACTGTCTGCGGAGTTCTTCACCCACTCGATGCGCAACGTCGTCGGCGAGGGCGGCGGCGCGCTGCACGCCATCGTGGGCACACTCCTGATCACCCTCGCGGCGGCGGCCATCTCGATTCCGATCGGCCTGTTCACCGCGATCTACCTCATCGAGTACGGCGCCGGAAAGCGTCTCGCCCGGGGCATCACGTTCCTCGTGGACGTCATGACCGGCATCCCCTCGATCGTCGCCGGCCTGTTCGCGTTCGCCCTCTTCGCACTGTTCTTCGGTCCGGGCGTACGGATGGGCATCATGGGCGCGGTGGCGCTGTCGGTGCTGATGATCCCGGTCGTCGTCCGCTCGACCGAGGAGATGCTGCGCCTCGTCCCCAACGAACTGCGCGAGGCGGCCTACGCGCTGGGCGTGCCGAAGTGGCTGACCATCGTCAAGGTGGTGCTCCCCACCTCCATCGCGGGAATCACGACCGGCATCATGCTGTCGATCTCCCGCGTGATCGGCGAGACTGCACCGCTGCTCATCACCGCCGGCATGGCGACGTCGATGAACTACAACCTCTTCGAAGGCCGCATGGCGTCGCTGCCGGTGTTCGTCTACACGCAGTACATGAACCAGGGCATCCCGGGTTCGGCGTACGTCGACCGCGCCTGGGCGGGCGCCCTCGTGCTGATCGTCGCCGTGATGGCGCTTAACCTGCTCGCGCGCCTCATCGCGCGGGTGTTCGCCCCCAAGACGAGCCGCTGA
- a CDS encoding VOC family protein has product MSLFITCPVESVQRSTDFYTALGWTLNADMSDHNVSCFAIAPEQYVMLGSREMYANVGATEELIGAPDTPSKVTVSFDLGSKEAVDDLIERAAAAGGRVGDTDDYPFMYQRQFDDPDGYHYSPFWMKPENDQTA; this is encoded by the coding sequence ATGAGCCTCTTCATCACCTGCCCGGTCGAGAGCGTCCAGCGGTCGACCGACTTCTACACGGCACTCGGCTGGACGCTCAATGCGGACATGTCCGATCACAACGTGTCCTGCTTCGCCATCGCGCCCGAGCAGTACGTCATGCTCGGCAGCCGCGAGATGTACGCGAACGTCGGCGCAACCGAGGAACTGATCGGCGCTCCCGACACCCCCTCGAAGGTCACGGTCTCGTTCGACCTCGGCAGCAAGGAGGCGGTCGATGATCTGATCGAGCGCGCGGCCGCCGCCGGCGGGCGCGTCGGGGACACCGACGACTACCCCTTCATGTATCAGCGTCAGTTCGATGACCCCGACGGGTACCACTACTCGCCGTTCTGGATGAAGCCGGAAAACGATCAGACCGCGTGA
- the sigK gene encoding ECF RNA polymerase sigma factor SigK produces MLDWMVIDGVDVPEDGPAHDHAADLLVRVAAGDQGAFARLYDMLSPRVFGLIVRVLVDRAQSEEVLQEVFLEVWQSAGRFAPNKGQGRSWVLTMAHRRAVDRVRASQSSADRDRRAGLRDLDVAHDDVADQVELKVEGQKVASALSTLPVAQREAIVLAYYGGYSQSEIAVLVGAPLGTVKTRMRDGLSRLRAAMGVTA; encoded by the coding sequence ATGCTGGACTGGATGGTCATCGACGGCGTGGATGTGCCGGAGGACGGACCGGCGCACGACCACGCCGCCGACCTCCTCGTTCGTGTTGCCGCCGGGGACCAGGGCGCCTTCGCCCGCCTGTACGACATGCTGTCGCCGCGAGTGTTCGGCTTGATCGTCCGCGTGCTGGTCGACCGGGCGCAGAGCGAAGAGGTGCTGCAGGAAGTGTTCCTGGAGGTGTGGCAATCCGCCGGGCGGTTCGCTCCGAACAAGGGGCAGGGAAGATCGTGGGTCCTGACCATGGCCCACCGCCGCGCGGTGGACCGGGTGCGGGCCTCGCAGTCCAGCGCCGACCGCGACCGCAGAGCGGGCCTGCGTGACCTCGACGTCGCACACGACGACGTCGCCGACCAAGTGGAGCTGAAGGTGGAGGGGCAGAAGGTGGCCAGTGCGCTGTCGACCCTCCCCGTCGCCCAGCGTGAAGCGATCGTCTTGGCCTACTACGGCGGCTACAGCCAGAGCGAGATCGCCGTGCTGGTGGGTGCGCCCCTCGGAACGGTCAAGACCCGGATGCGCGACGGACTGTCGCGCCTGCGCGCCGCGATGGGGGTGACCGCATGA
- a CDS encoding VOC family protein, translated as MSEDGWRAFLTGEGVDDWVILHGGPTAMFKVGSLQEAARLAAAVAEIPGLGPRTLLTAVSDRLTVKLTREMWGTERSHLDVARKISTIARDHGAVADTARVQEVQVAVAAMPDAIDLPFWRAVLGYAPLHEDNCIDPLGQGSTVWMQELDPSKPLTHAMHIDVSLAKEHIEARVAAAVAAGGRVVESVEAPSGWILADRSGNKVCLAAWPDGAEPASPEQAA; from the coding sequence ATGAGCGAAGACGGGTGGCGTGCGTTCCTCACCGGCGAAGGCGTCGATGACTGGGTGATTCTTCATGGTGGCCCGACCGCCATGTTCAAGGTGGGCTCGCTCCAGGAGGCTGCGCGGCTGGCGGCGGCCGTGGCGGAGATCCCAGGGCTCGGCCCGCGCACGTTGCTGACAGCGGTCTCGGACCGTCTCACGGTAAAGCTGACTCGCGAGATGTGGGGAACCGAACGGTCGCACCTTGATGTGGCTAGGAAGATCTCGACCATCGCCCGCGACCACGGTGCGGTCGCCGACACGGCCCGGGTACAGGAGGTGCAGGTCGCTGTCGCAGCAATGCCCGACGCGATCGATCTGCCGTTCTGGCGAGCGGTGCTGGGATACGCGCCGTTGCACGAGGACAACTGCATCGATCCGCTCGGTCAGGGATCAACGGTATGGATGCAGGAGTTGGACCCTTCAAAGCCCCTCACTCACGCCATGCACATCGACGTCTCGCTGGCCAAGGAGCACATCGAGGCTCGCGTCGCCGCGGCAGTGGCCGCGGGGGGCCGGGTGGTTGAATCCGTCGAGGCGCCCAGCGGATGGATCCTCGCCGACCGGTCGGGAAACAAGGTGTGCCTGGCAGCCTGGCCAGACGGCGCGGAACCCGCCAGCCCAGAGCAAGCCGCATAA
- a CDS encoding aminotransferase class IV: protein MAWYSALMIDPAAADDPRDDFAATFTAIDPAAPALSVGELSTQRGDGIFESIGVVDRHPQEVTAHLERLAHSARICDLPAPNLSQWRQAIAEVAVACGPGESVIKLILSRGVEHGPAPTAWVTAAAASDFTAIRRDGVRVVTLDRGYAIDVPSRAPWLLLGAKTLSYAVNMAAIREAKRRRADDAVFVTSDGFVLEAPTASLIIRRGDTFVTPAANGGILQGTTQLSLFAHLEQQGFVTAYETIPLDQLATADAAWLVSSVRLAAPITAVDGTPLAVDAELTASANRYLLSPRD, encoded by the coding sequence ATGGCCTGGTATTCCGCGCTCATGATCGACCCCGCCGCCGCAGACGACCCCCGCGACGACTTCGCGGCCACGTTCACGGCCATCGACCCGGCTGCGCCGGCGCTCAGCGTGGGTGAGCTCAGCACGCAGCGCGGCGACGGCATCTTCGAGTCGATCGGCGTGGTCGACCGGCATCCGCAAGAGGTCACCGCCCACCTCGAGCGGCTCGCCCACTCGGCCCGCATCTGCGATCTGCCCGCCCCGAACCTCTCGCAGTGGCGCCAGGCGATCGCCGAGGTCGCGGTCGCCTGCGGTCCGGGGGAGTCGGTGATCAAGCTCATCCTCAGCCGCGGTGTCGAGCACGGGCCTGCCCCGACCGCGTGGGTCACGGCCGCAGCGGCATCCGATTTCACGGCCATCCGCCGTGACGGCGTGCGCGTCGTCACCCTGGACCGCGGCTACGCCATCGACGTGCCTTCACGCGCGCCGTGGCTGCTGCTGGGCGCGAAGACCCTCTCGTACGCGGTGAACATGGCCGCGATCCGCGAGGCCAAGCGCCGCCGCGCCGACGATGCCGTCTTCGTCACGTCCGACGGGTTCGTGCTCGAAGCGCCCACGGCCTCGCTCATCATTCGCCGCGGCGACACGTTCGTGACCCCCGCGGCGAACGGCGGCATTCTGCAGGGGACGACCCAGCTCAGCCTCTTCGCGCACCTCGAGCAGCAGGGGTTCGTCACCGCGTACGAGACGATTCCCCTCGATCAGCTCGCGACGGCGGATGCCGCGTGGCTGGTGTCGAGCGTGCGACTGGCCGCGCCCATCACCGCGGTCGACGGCACCCCGCTCGCGGTGGACGCCGAGCTGACGGCATCCGCCAATCGCTATCTGCTGAGCCCGCGCGACTGA
- a CDS encoding cytochrome c biogenesis protein CcdA, whose protein sequence is MELIVIGLLGGLITGISPCILPVLPVIFLTGGAQSARFEGDATVIPARRSRPYLVIAGLVTSFTLVTLAGSLLLGALNLPQDVIRWVGIAVLVLIGVGLLVPRVEQLLEKPFQWLPRREVANRGSGFAVGLALGAVFVPCAGPVLAAIIVAGATGQIGVDTVALTASFAIGVALPLLAFALAGRGLIERIRAFRTRERGLRIAAGVAMLALAVGLVFNVPQLLQRLVPDYTADLQRDLTENEDAARALNLGGIVTDENRELDNCTNGATELESCGTAPGIRGIEAWLNTPEGAGIDLADLRGQVVLIDFWAYSCINCQRSIPHVVAWDDAYRDAGLQVIGIHSPEYAFEKDAANVAAGTADFGIEYPVALDNSLSTWTNYRNRFWPAHYLIDAEGTVRHISFGEGNYAATEAMIRELLQDADAAATLPQATDVADLTPEAGATTPETFLGSGKDVNYGGEERYRAGVRAFAYPDDQPEDSFALEGEWDVQTQFVTPVGDEGGIRLRFTGGEVRMVLAGEGQVQVHVDGEPASTLDVGGTPRSYPLVEAGEPRDGVIEISVPAGVQAYSFTFG, encoded by the coding sequence ATGGAGCTCATCGTCATCGGCCTGCTCGGGGGTCTCATCACCGGCATCTCGCCGTGCATCCTCCCGGTGCTGCCGGTCATCTTCCTCACCGGAGGCGCGCAGTCCGCGCGCTTCGAGGGGGATGCCACGGTCATCCCCGCCCGCCGCAGCCGCCCCTACCTCGTCATCGCGGGGCTGGTGACGAGCTTCACCCTCGTCACCCTCGCCGGCTCGCTGCTGCTCGGGGCGCTGAACCTGCCGCAGGACGTCATTCGCTGGGTGGGCATCGCGGTGCTCGTGCTCATCGGTGTCGGATTGCTGGTTCCTCGGGTCGAGCAGCTGCTCGAGAAGCCGTTCCAATGGCTGCCCCGCCGCGAAGTCGCCAACAGGGGGAGCGGCTTCGCGGTGGGGCTCGCGCTCGGCGCCGTGTTCGTGCCGTGTGCGGGACCCGTGTTGGCGGCGATCATCGTCGCCGGCGCGACCGGACAGATCGGCGTGGACACCGTCGCGCTCACGGCATCCTTCGCCATCGGCGTCGCCCTGCCCCTGCTGGCCTTCGCGCTCGCCGGGCGCGGTCTCATCGAGCGGATCCGCGCGTTCCGCACCCGCGAGCGGGGACTGCGCATCGCCGCCGGCGTCGCCATGCTCGCCCTCGCCGTGGGCCTCGTCTTCAACGTGCCGCAACTGCTGCAGCGGCTCGTGCCCGACTACACCGCCGACCTGCAGCGGGACCTCACCGAGAACGAGGATGCCGCGCGCGCCCTGAACCTCGGCGGCATCGTCACCGACGAGAACCGCGAGCTCGACAACTGCACCAACGGCGCGACCGAGCTGGAGTCGTGCGGCACCGCCCCCGGCATCCGGGGGATCGAGGCGTGGCTGAACACGCCAGAGGGCGCCGGCATCGACCTGGCGGATCTGCGTGGCCAGGTGGTGCTCATCGACTTCTGGGCGTACTCGTGCATCAACTGCCAGCGGTCCATTCCGCACGTCGTCGCCTGGGACGACGCCTACCGCGATGCGGGGCTTCAGGTCATCGGCATCCATTCGCCGGAGTACGCCTTCGAGAAGGATGCCGCCAACGTCGCCGCCGGCACGGCGGACTTCGGGATCGAGTACCCGGTGGCCCTCGACAACTCCCTGTCGACGTGGACCAACTACCGCAACCGCTTCTGGCCCGCCCACTACCTGATCGACGCCGAGGGCACCGTGCGCCACATCTCCTTCGGTGAGGGCAACTACGCCGCCACCGAGGCGATGATCCGCGAGCTGCTGCAAGACGCCGATGCGGCTGCCACGCTGCCGCAGGCCACCGACGTCGCCGACCTCACCCCCGAGGCAGGGGCGACGACGCCCGAGACGTTCCTGGGCTCGGGCAAGGACGTCAACTACGGCGGGGAGGAGCGCTACCGCGCCGGTGTTCGCGCGTTCGCGTACCCCGACGATCAGCCCGAGGACTCGTTCGCGCTCGAGGGGGAGTGGGATGTGCAGACCCAGTTCGTCACGCCGGTCGGCGACGAGGGCGGCATCCGCCTGCGCTTCACAGGCGGCGAGGTGCGGATGGTGCTGGCCGGGGAGGGACAGGTGCAGGTGCACGTCGACGGCGAACCGGCGTCGACCCTCGATGTCGGCGGCACCCCGCGGTCGTACCCGCTCGTCGAGGCCGGCGAGCCCCGCGACGGCGTCATCGAGATCTCCGTGCCGGCCGGCGTGCAGGCCTATTCCTTCACCTTCGGGTGA
- the pstB gene encoding phosphate ABC transporter ATP-binding protein PstB — protein sequence MSKSIEVNDLNVYYGDFLAVEGVSLEIEPRSVTAFIGPSGCGKSTFLRTLNRMHEVIPGARVEGKVLLDGDDLYGPSVDPVLVRRQVGMVFQRPNPFPTMSIKENVLAGVKLNNKRISKSDADDLVEKSLRGANLWNEVKDRLDRPGSGLSGGQQQRLCIARAIAVSPQVLLMDEPCSALDPISTYAIEELIDELKSDYTIVIVTHNMQQASRVSDKTAFFNIAGTGKPGKLIEYDDTTTIFTTPSQKATEDYVSGRFG from the coding sequence TTGTCCAAGAGCATCGAAGTCAACGACCTGAACGTGTACTACGGCGACTTCCTCGCCGTCGAGGGCGTCTCGCTCGAGATCGAGCCGCGCAGCGTCACGGCCTTCATCGGCCCGTCCGGCTGCGGCAAGTCGACGTTCCTGCGCACCCTCAACCGCATGCACGAGGTGATCCCCGGGGCGCGCGTCGAGGGGAAGGTGCTGCTCGACGGCGACGACCTCTACGGCCCGAGCGTCGACCCGGTGCTCGTGCGCCGGCAGGTGGGCATGGTCTTCCAGCGCCCCAACCCGTTCCCCACGATGTCGATCAAGGAGAACGTACTGGCCGGGGTGAAGCTCAACAACAAGCGCATCTCGAAGTCCGACGCCGACGACCTCGTCGAGAAGTCGCTCCGCGGCGCGAACCTCTGGAACGAGGTCAAGGACCGTCTCGACCGTCCCGGCTCGGGCCTGTCGGGCGGGCAGCAGCAGCGTCTGTGCATCGCACGGGCGATCGCGGTGTCGCCGCAGGTGCTGCTGATGGACGAGCCCTGCTCGGCGCTGGACCCCATCTCGACGTACGCGATCGAGGAGCTCATCGACGAGCTGAAGTCGGACTACACGATCGTGATCGTCACGCACAACATGCAGCAGGCATCGCGTGTGTCCGACAAGACCGCGTTCTTCAACATCGCGGGCACCGGCAAGCCGGGCAAGCTCATCGAGTACGACGACACCACGACCATCTTCACCACGCCGTCGCAGAAGGCCACCGAGGACTACGTCTCGGGCCGCTTCGGCTGA
- a CDS encoding helix-turn-helix domain-containing protein — MSDLAAALDIVGGRWALLIVERLLDGPQRYGDLQRDLGVPASVLATRLRELEAAGVLSRLPLRHNTRAYALTDRGLALREAITALGRWAQSAGLDVKGP, encoded by the coding sequence GTGAGCGACCTCGCCGCGGCACTGGACATCGTCGGGGGGCGATGGGCCCTCCTCATCGTGGAACGGCTGCTCGACGGACCGCAGCGTTACGGCGATCTTCAGCGCGACCTGGGAGTGCCGGCGAGCGTGCTGGCGACACGGCTTCGCGAACTCGAAGCCGCCGGCGTGCTGTCGCGTCTGCCGCTCCGCCACAACACCCGCGCCTATGCCTTGACGGATCGCGGGCTCGCCTTGCGCGAGGCGATCACCGCCCTCGGACGGTGGGCGCAGAGCGCGGGTCTGGATGTGAAGGGCCCCTAG
- a CDS encoding serine/threonine protein kinase: MIDARVTEIAEGTVLERRYQLRELIGAGGAGRVFRGDDLHLQRQIAVKVMHPHADDLASVDRARAEMLLLASLNHPCLVTLFDARIGHADDDVNYLVMEYVPGLTLSERLRQGEMDARELAGIALDIAEGLHVAHASGIVHRDIKPSNVLLWRSPLANGRWRAKVADFGIAYLQNTTRATAPGLVIGTAAYLAPEQARGAAATPAADIYALGILLIEAITGQRPFGDASGIGAITARLIDPPAIPASLPAPWRELLQAMTSMRPEDRPSALEVAVAAARLTVPDAIAYDTATPVAPVAHPAPMTRRSLAAAAAAAATAPLQMPTVSAPRSASTAVSARITDTTIPEVPGLTSVVRPAPRYPRRVYAAAATVGVLAVLSVSAFSAVIGASVSQDPAPVVQEEPAPVEPPVVLTEPEVVPEEPAPAVVTDEVEAPAPEPIVVTPVDAPAEKPGNAGGPGAENPNKGPGNNNGNGNGNRGPGNNNGNGNGNR; this comes from the coding sequence ATGATCGACGCGCGTGTCACCGAGATCGCCGAGGGCACGGTGCTGGAGCGCCGGTACCAGCTGCGTGAGCTGATCGGCGCAGGGGGCGCCGGCAGGGTGTTCCGCGGCGACGACCTGCACCTGCAGCGGCAGATCGCCGTGAAGGTCATGCACCCTCACGCCGACGACCTCGCATCAGTGGATCGCGCGCGGGCCGAGATGCTGCTGCTCGCCTCTCTCAACCACCCCTGCCTCGTCACGCTCTTCGATGCCCGCATCGGTCACGCCGACGACGACGTGAACTACCTGGTCATGGAGTACGTGCCCGGGCTCACGCTGAGCGAGCGCCTCAGGCAGGGCGAGATGGATGCCAGGGAGCTCGCGGGCATCGCGCTCGACATCGCCGAAGGGCTGCACGTCGCCCACGCCTCGGGCATCGTGCACCGCGACATCAAGCCCTCGAACGTGCTGCTGTGGCGCTCTCCGCTCGCGAACGGACGCTGGCGCGCGAAGGTCGCCGACTTCGGCATCGCCTACCTGCAGAACACCACCCGCGCCACCGCCCCGGGGCTCGTGATCGGCACGGCCGCCTACCTCGCGCCGGAGCAGGCGCGCGGAGCGGCGGCGACCCCCGCCGCCGACATCTACGCCCTCGGCATCCTGCTCATCGAGGCCATCACCGGGCAGCGTCCGTTCGGCGACGCCTCGGGCATCGGAGCCATCACCGCGCGCCTCATCGACCCGCCCGCGATCCCCGCGTCGCTGCCCGCCCCGTGGCGCGAGCTGCTGCAGGCGATGACCTCCATGCGCCCCGAGGACCGCCCCAGTGCCCTCGAGGTGGCTGTCGCGGCCGCGCGGCTGACCGTACCGGATGCCATCGCCTACGACACCGCGACGCCCGTGGCGCCGGTGGCTCACCCGGCCCCGATGACGCGGCGCTCGCTCGCGGCTGCAGCTGCAGCCGCAGCGACCGCTCCCCTGCAGATGCCTACCGTGTCTGCGCCCCGGTCGGCGTCGACGGCCGTGTCGGCCCGTATCACTGACACGACGATTCCTGAGGTTCCCGGGCTGACCTCGGTCGTTCGCCCCGCTCCCCGGTACCCGCGCCGCGTGTACGCCGCCGCCGCCACGGTCGGGGTGCTGGCGGTGCTGTCGGTGTCGGCGTTCTCCGCCGTGATCGGCGCGAGTGTCTCTCAGGACCCCGCCCCGGTGGTGCAGGAGGAACCGGCCCCGGTGGAGCCGCCGGTTGTGTTGACCGAGCCCGAGGTGGTGCCCGAGGAGCCGGCGCCGGCCGTCGTGACTGACGAGGTCGAGGCGCCCGCGCCGGAACCGATCGTCGTGACGCCCGTGGACGCGCCGGCGGAGAAGCCTGGCAACGCCGGCGGCCCCGGTGCGGAGAACCCGAACAAGGGCCCGGGCAACAACAACGGCAACGGGAACGGCAACCGCGGACCCGGCAACAACAACGGGAACGGAAACGGGAACCGCTGA
- a CDS encoding fasciclin domain-containing protein — MLSSKKKITAALTLTLASAFALSACTMGSDTATDDPTEEVVEEEMVEETMDPSAMLVGAGCEAYAEEVPDGAGSIQGMSQEPVAIAASNNPLLTTLTAAISGELNPDVNLVETLNDGEYTVFAPVDEAFAKIDPATIETLKTDSDLLTSILTYHVVEGQVDPEDIAGMHTTLQGEDVEVTGSGDEWMVNDAMVICGGVQTANATVYLIDTVLMPPAQ, encoded by the coding sequence ATGCTCAGCAGCAAGAAGAAGATCACCGCAGCTCTGACTCTCACGCTGGCGAGTGCGTTCGCGCTCTCGGCATGCACGATGGGGAGCGACACGGCCACCGACGACCCGACCGAAGAGGTCGTCGAAGAGGAGATGGTCGAGGAGACGATGGACCCCAGCGCCATGCTGGTCGGCGCCGGCTGCGAGGCCTACGCCGAGGAGGTCCCCGACGGGGCCGGCTCGATCCAGGGCATGTCGCAGGAGCCCGTCGCGATCGCGGCATCCAACAACCCGCTTCTGACGACGCTGACCGCGGCGATCAGCGGCGAGCTCAACCCCGACGTCAACCTCGTCGAGACGCTCAACGACGGCGAGTACACCGTGTTCGCACCGGTGGACGAGGCCTTCGCGAAGATCGATCCCGCGACGATCGAAACCCTCAAGACCGACAGTGACCTGCTCACGTCGATCCTGACCTACCACGTCGTCGAGGGTCAGGTCGACCCCGAGGACATCGCGGGAATGCACACCACCCTGCAGGGCGAAGACGTGGAGGTGACCGGCTCGGGCGACGAGTGGATGGTCAACGACGCGATGGTCATCTGCGGTGGCGTACAGACCGCCAATGCCACCGTCTACCTCATCGACACGGTCCTGATGCCTCCGGCACAGTGA